A window from Primulina huaijiensis isolate GDHJ02 chromosome 11, ASM1229523v2, whole genome shotgun sequence encodes these proteins:
- the LOC140988277 gene encoding uncharacterized protein isoform X1 has protein sequence MSSENQSSVRPGEFEFGIDGGRKSSSVSGGSQTGSSNMKSDSFVVEVDRFCLPTEKDINGNSRITLQRNLSRKGSGKCGEKKTNSILGANERDACMLSTSPRATLHGSSTPEKPTVVVALGATDHSTIPQPHHQITINGSVSNTAAESKCGSKRFSFRRYPPSLTVDPRRILFLFATLSSIGTIILIYFTLSMTKINGDENALN, from the exons ATGAGTTCAGAAAACCAGAGCTCGGTTAGGCCCGGAGAATTCGAATTCGGAATCGACGGAGGTCGAAAATCTTCATCTGTTTCTGGTGGATCGCAAACAGGCTCGAGCAATATGAAGTCCGATAGCTTTGTGGTGGAGGTGGACAGATTCTGTCTTCCCACTGAGAAAGACATCAACGGAAATTCAAGAATTACG TTGCAGAGAAACCTTTCAAGAAAAGGATCCGGAAAATGTGGAGAGAAGAAAACTAATTCGATTCTTGGAGCTAACGAGAGAGACGCTTGCATGCTGTCAACTTCACCTAGAG CAACTTTACACGGAAGCAGCACGCCTGAAAAGCCAACTGTGGTAGTGGCATTGGGGGCCACCGATCACTCCACCATTCCCCAACCCCATCATCAGATTACCATCAATGGCAGCGTGAGCAACACAGCTGCGGAAAGTAAATGTGGGAGCAAAAGGTTTAGTTTCCGACGTTATCCACCTTCATTGACAGTTGATCCCCGAAGGATACTATTCCTCTTCGCAACTCT GTCAAGCATCGGAACTATAATATTGATCTATTTCACCTTATCCATGACCAAGATCAATGGGGATGAGAATGCTCTAAATTAA
- the LOC140988277 gene encoding uncharacterized protein isoform X2: protein MSSENQSSVRPGEFEFGIDGGRKSSSVSGGSQTGSSNMKSDSFVVEVDRFCLPTEKDINGNSRITRNLSRKGSGKCGEKKTNSILGANERDACMLSTSPRATLHGSSTPEKPTVVVALGATDHSTIPQPHHQITINGSVSNTAAESKCGSKRFSFRRYPPSLTVDPRRILFLFATLSSIGTIILIYFTLSMTKINGDENALN, encoded by the exons ATGAGTTCAGAAAACCAGAGCTCGGTTAGGCCCGGAGAATTCGAATTCGGAATCGACGGAGGTCGAAAATCTTCATCTGTTTCTGGTGGATCGCAAACAGGCTCGAGCAATATGAAGTCCGATAGCTTTGTGGTGGAGGTGGACAGATTCTGTCTTCCCACTGAGAAAGACATCAACGGAAATTCAAGAATTACG AGAAACCTTTCAAGAAAAGGATCCGGAAAATGTGGAGAGAAGAAAACTAATTCGATTCTTGGAGCTAACGAGAGAGACGCTTGCATGCTGTCAACTTCACCTAGAG CAACTTTACACGGAAGCAGCACGCCTGAAAAGCCAACTGTGGTAGTGGCATTGGGGGCCACCGATCACTCCACCATTCCCCAACCCCATCATCAGATTACCATCAATGGCAGCGTGAGCAACACAGCTGCGGAAAGTAAATGTGGGAGCAAAAGGTTTAGTTTCCGACGTTATCCACCTTCATTGACAGTTGATCCCCGAAGGATACTATTCCTCTTCGCAACTCT GTCAAGCATCGGAACTATAATATTGATCTATTTCACCTTATCCATGACCAAGATCAATGGGGATGAGAATGCTCTAAATTAA
- the LOC140988514 gene encoding NDR1/HIN1-like protein 10, translating to MFFRIVDDDRFRLYCFLLCVFSVLSVACLLSWLSLTPKNPRFQISDTRVLAFDSNNNQSAYRTDKYLMFNLKILNPNKRMGIFYSGITLNLYEPGCCIIGTNSTPAFYQGYKNTTSLDILIHPAQEGSKAQTNGGNINYIVGVQTYVRFRIMKWKTKLHQIDHKSILHVEAEHESGEAQAPAPAGVEIKASSDNLTF from the coding sequence ATGTTTTTCCGGATAGTCGACGACGATCGTTTCCGGCTCTATTGCTTTTTACTCTGTGTCTTTTCTGTGCTAAGTGTGGCCTGTCTGCTTTCATGGCTAAGCCTGACACCGAAAAATCCACGTTTCCAGATTTCAGATACGCGGGTTCTTGCTTTTGATTCCAACAACAATCAGTCGGCCTATCGTACTGACAAGTACTTGATGTTTAACCTCAAAATCTTGAATCCAAACAAGCGTATGGGGATCTTTTACAGCGGCATCACGTTAAATTTGTACGAGCCCGGATGTTGTATTATTGGGACAAACTCTACACCAGCTTTCTACCAGGGGTACAAGAACACTACTTCACTCGACATTCTGATCCATCCCGCTCAAGAAGGATCGAAAGCACAGACCAACGGAGGAAATATAAACTATATAGTTGGGGTGCAAACATATGTCAGGTTTCGGATAATGAAATGGAAGACCAAGTTGCATCAGATAGACCACAAATCAATTTTGCATGTTGAGGCCGAGCATGAGTCCGGGGAAGCACAGGCGCCCGCTCCAGCCGGCGTCGAAATAAAAGCATCTTCAGATAATCTAACGTTTTAG
- the LOC140988802 gene encoding protein HEAT-STRESS-ASSOCIATED 32 — protein MAGYRWKTFFEEEDRPEKPRRYGVTEMRGPHFSLFSQNLLQDIFESSGQFVDGLKFAGGSHSLMSRSYIKEVINMARKHNVYVSTGDWADHLRRKGPSAFKEYINECKQLGFDTIEIDSGSLGVPEETLLRYVRLVKSGGLRAKPLFSVKFSKSDIPTNTDRAFGSYLIPAPRTSELVEDVNLLIRRAERCLEAGADMIMIDADDVCRQADSLRADIIAKIIGRLGLEKTMFETSDFKTAEWFIKLYGPRVNLFVDHSQVMDLECLRGRNLGKDHTSVLGSSYFLF, from the exons ATGGCGGGGTACCGGTGGAAGACCTTCTTTGAGGAGGAGGACCGTCCGGAGAAGCCACGGAGATATGGTGTCACCGAAATGAGAGGACCCCATTTCTCCCTCTTTTCTCAAAACTTGCTCCAG GATATTTTCGAGTCTTCCGGACAATTTGTCGATGGTTTGAAGTTTGCAGGAGGATCTCATAGTTTGATGTCAAGAAGTTACATTAAAGAAGTCATAAACATGGCACGTAAACACAACGTATATGTAAGCACTGGTGACTGGGCAGACCATCTACGGCGGAAAGGTCCATCTGCTTTTAAAGAATATATTAAT GAATGCAAGCAATTGGGCTTTGATACCATTGAAATTGATTCTGGATCACTTGGAGTACCTGAAGAGACTCTCTTGAGATATGTGAGGTTGGTTAAGAGTGGTGGACTTAGAGCTAAGCCTCTGTTTTCTGTGAAGTTTAGCAAGTCTGATATCCCCACGAACACCGATAGAGCATTTGGTTCTTATTTGATCCCAGCACCTCGAACATCAG AACTTGTTGAGGATGTTAATCTTTTGATTAGAAGGGCAGAGAGATGCCTTGAAGCTGGAGCAGACATGATAATGATAGATGCAGATGATGTCTGTAGACAAGCTGATTCATTGAGGGCTGACATCATAGCAAAAATCATCGGCCGGTTAGGGCTTGAGAAGACAATGTTTGAAACATCGGATTTCAAGACAGCAGAGTGGTTCATTAAGCTATATGGTCCAAGG GTAAATCTTTTTGTGGATCATTCTCAAGTAATGGATCTGGAGTGCCTTCGCGGTCGTAACCTGGGTAAAGATCACACATCTGTTCTTGGTTCCTCATACTTTCTGTTCTAG
- the LOC140988908 gene encoding uncharacterized protein — MAAPHIAILVYFFLFSLASASSSIHDLLKSKGLPAGLFPKNGVKSYELGEDGLLQVYFDRPCVAKFETRVSFESVVRANLSYGGLIGVEGLSQEELFLWLPVKDIIVYDPSSGIILFDIGVAHKQMSLSLFEDPPACDPQGELMEKIPRKDFGVQMQK, encoded by the exons ATGGCTGCCCCGCACATTGCTATTCTCGTTTACTTCTTTCTCTTCTCTTTAGCATCGGCTTCAAGCAGCATCCACGACTTGCTCAAAAGCAAAGGTTTGCCCGCAGGGCTTTTCCCCAAGAACGGCGTGAAATCCTACGAGCTCGGTGAAGACGGGCTTCTGCAAGTGTATTTTGACAGGCCCTGCGTTGCCAAATTTGAGACCAGGGTTTCGTTCGAAAGTGTTGTCAGAGCTAATCTCAGCTACGGCGGGCTCATCGGAGTGGAGGGTCTCTCTCAAGAAGAGCTGTTTCTATGGTTGCCAGTGAAGGATATCATTGTTTATGATCCTTCATCTGGGATTATTTTGTTTGACATTGGAGTTGCGCATAAACAGATGTCTCTTTCTCTGTTTGAAGATCCTCCAGCGTGCGATCCTCAAG GTGAGTTGATGGAGAAGATTCCGAGGAAGGACTTCGGGGTTCAAATGCAGAAATGA
- the LOC140987202 gene encoding DAG protein, chloroplastic-like, translating into MASLKLCLPHKTLAPNPRTQIHFFSIPSTPNLSFVPRYPARIQSRSAAFPAVRALKDGEYSTRRSSGGEERETIMLPGCDYNHWLIVMEFPKDPAPTREQMIDTYLDTLATVLGSMEEAKKNMYAFSTTTYTGFQCTISEEISEKFKGLPGVLWVLPDSYIDVKNKDYGGDKYINGEIIPCQYPTYQPKQSRTSKYKSKAYVRQRDGPPTERRKPRQESDS; encoded by the exons ATGGCGAGTCTAAAACTCTGCCTCCCTCATAAAACCCTAGCTCCAAATCCGAGAACCCAGATCCATTTTTTTTCGATTCCCTCCACTCCCAACCTGTCATTTGTTCCACGCTATCCGGCCCGAATTCAGTCGAGAAGTGCCGCTTTCCCGGCGGTGAGAGCCTTGAAGGATGGGGAATACTCTACCAGAAGAAGCAGTGGCGGTGAGGAGAGGGAGACGATAATGTTACCGGGCTGTGACTACAATCACTGGCTTATTGTCATGGAGTTTCCAAAAGACCCCGCCCCCACCAGAGAGCAGATGATTGACACGTATCTCGACACTCTTGCCACCGTCCTTGGCAG CATGGAAGAAGCAAAGAAGAACATGTATGCATTTAGTACCACTACATACACTGGGTTTCAGTGCACCATATCAGAAGAAATCTCAGAAAAATTTAAGG GTCTCCCTGGTGTTTTGTGGGTCCTTCCAGATTCATACATAGATGTTAAGAACAAGGATTATGGAG GAGATAAGTATATTAACGGAGAAATTATTCCATGTCAGTACCCTACTTATCAACCAAAGCAGTCTAGAACCTCAAAATACAAGAGCAAAGCCTACGTAAGACAGAGAGACGGCCCTCCTACTGAACGGAGAAAGCCAAGACAGGAATCTGACTCCTGA